The Camelus dromedarius isolate mCamDro1 chromosome 1, mCamDro1.pat, whole genome shotgun sequence genome has a window encoding:
- the LOC105089586 gene encoding ester hydrolase C11orf54 homolog, producing MACAEYSSHVPSLEELVGVLQKGLKENFADVQVSIADCPDLTKEPFTFPVKGICGKTRITDVGGVPYLLPLVNKKKKKKVYDLNKIAKEVQSPGAFILGAGAGPFQTLGFNSEFMPVIQTESEHKPLVNGSPFAHVNPADGGCLLEKHSEKYHDFGFALLANLFASEGQSGKVVEVQDKRRTGKLNFGTCMRQTLEKHYGGKPVGMGGTFVIQKGKVKTHIMPAEFSSCSLNSDEEVNKWLHFHEMKAPLVCLPVSVSRDPGFDLQLKHTHCFSYHGGGGHYHYDTTPDTVEYLEYFLPAEFLYHIEQPE from the coding sequence atggcttGTGCTGAGTATTCTTCCCATGTGCCAAGTCTAGAGGAGCTTGTTGGAGTTCTGCAGAAGGGGCTGAAGGAGAACTTTGCTGATGTCCAGGTCTCTATAGCTGATTGCCCTGATTTGACTAAGGAGCCATTTACCTTTCCTGTAAAAGGCATCTGTGGGAAAACTAGAATTACAGACGTAGGAGGTGTGCCTTATTTACTGCCtctagtaaataaaaaaaaaaaaaaaaaggtttatgatCTAAATAAGATCGCAAAAGAAGTCCAGTCTCCTGGGGCTTTTATTCTTGGTGCGGGAGCAGGCCCATTTCAGACTCTTGGATTCAATTCTGAGTTTATGCCAGTTATTCAAACAGAAAGTGAACACAAACCTCTTGTGAATGGAAGTCCCTTTGCTCATGTTAACCCTGCAGATGGAGGGTGCCTACTGGAGAAACATAGTGAGAAATATCATGACTTTGGGTTTGCACTACTGGCTAATCTATTTGCCAGTGAGGGCCAATCTGGAAAGGTCGTTGAGGTGCAGGACAAAAGAAGAACTGGAAAGCTTAACTTTGGGACTTGTATGAGACAGACTCTTGAAAAACATTATGGAGGTAAGCCCGTAGGGATGGGAGGTACTTTTGTAATTCAGAAGGGAAAAGTGAAGACTCACATTATGCCTGCAGAATTTTCTTCCTGCTCATTGAACTCTGATGAAGAGGTGAATAAATGGTTGCATTTTCATGAGATGAAGGCTCCTTTGGTTTGTCTGCCAGTTTCTGTCTCCAGAGACCCAGGGTTTGATTTGCAGTTGAAGCACACTCATTGTTTCAGTTATCATGGAGGAGGTGGACACTACCATTATGACACTACCCCAGATACAGTGGAATACCTTGAATACTTCTTACCTGCAGAGTTTCTCTATCACATTGAACAACCAGAATAG